From a region of the Cucumis sativus cultivar 9930 chromosome 6, Cucumber_9930_V3, whole genome shotgun sequence genome:
- the LOC101203713 gene encoding uncharacterized protein LOC101203713 isoform X3, which yields MFSCSIDTMSIKYFLPGNKKTLISVSKDKDLKRMVNFLKDSVTADVFILSEEAAARNLSNMPASRSSRTTVSEAVVPVVEPVDVGVEAIITMDQIGMDISSEVPLICVPAGSSDEKHRKAAQQWENAIIGVDQRFNSFSEFREALHKYSIAHGFAYRYKKNDSHRVTVKCKYQGCPWRIYASRLSTTQLICIKKMNTHHSCEGAAAKAGYRATRGWVGNIIKEKLKVSPNYKPKDIADDIKREYGIQLNYSQAWRAKEIAREQLQGSYKEAYNQLPYFCEKIKETNPGSVASFTTKDDSSFHRLFVSFHASISGFQQGCRPLLFLDSTPLNSKYQGFFFTATAVDGEDAIFPAAFAVVDAETEENWHWFLLELKSAVKRSEQITFVADFQNGLNKSLGEIFDKSYHSYCLRHLAEKLNNDLKGQFSHEARRFMINDFYAAALATKLEDFQRCAESIKGISPDAYNWIIQSEPEHWANAFFGGARYNHITSNFGQQFYSSISEAHELPITQMIDVLRGKMMETIYSRRVESDQWVTKLTPTNEEKLQKEISIARSFQVSLSHGNIFEVRGESVYSVDVDNWDCSCKAWQLTGLPCCHAIAVIECIGRSPYDYCPRYFTVESYRLTYAESIHPIPNVDRLILGESTQAIVTVTPPPTRRPPGRPKMKQNESLEVVKRQLQCSKCKALGHNKKTCKDS from the exons ATGTTTAGTTGTAGTATAGATACAATGTCCATCAAGTATTTTCTTCCTGGTAACAAGAAAACTCTCATCTCAGTATCCAAGGACAAGGATCTAAAGCGGATGGTAAACTTTTTAAAGGATTCTGTCACAGCCGATGTGTTTATCTTGTCAGAAGAAGCAGCTGCCCGGAATTTATCTAATATGCCTGCTAGTAG GTCAAGTAGAACAACAGTTTCTGAGGCAGTAGTTCCTGTAGTTGAGCCTGTAGATGTTGGAGTTGAGGCTATCATTACCATGGATCAGATTGGTATGGACATATCCAGCGAAGTCCCTTTAATTTGTGTTCCTGCAGGGTCCAGTGATGAAAAACATCGAAAAGCTGCACAACAATGGGAAAATGCCATTATTGGTGTAGACCAAAGATTTAACAGCTTTAGCGAATTCCGAGAAGCCTTGCATAAGTACTCAATCGCACATGGTTTTGCTTACCGgtataagaaaaatgacagCCACCGTGTCACTGTTAAATGCAAATACCAAGGTTGTCCATGGCGAATATATGCTTCAAGGTTGTCTACTACCCAACTGATTtgtattaagaaaatgaacacACATCATTCATGTGAAGGGGCTGCTGCTAAAGCTGGGTATCGGGCTACCAGGGGATGGGTGGGAAATAtcataaaggaaaaattaaaagtgtcCCCAAACTACAAACCAAAAGATATTGCAGATGACATAAAACGAGAATATGGAATCCAATTGAACTATTCACAGGCATGGCGTGCGAAAGAGATAGCAAGGGAGCAGCTCCAAGGTTCCTACAAGGAAGCATATAATCAGTTGCCATACTTTTGTgagaagatcaaagaaacTAACCCTGGGAGTGTTGCTTCATTCACCACTAAAGATGACTCGAGCTTTCATCGTCTATTTGTGTCATTTCATGCATCAATTTCTGGTTTCCAGCAAGGTTGTCGACCTCTCCTTTTCCTTGATAGTACTCCATTGAACTCAAAGTAtcagggttttttttttactgccACAGCTGTAGATGGGGAAGACGCTATATTTCCAGCAGCTTTTGCTGTTGTAGATGCCGAGACAGAGGAAAATTGGCATTGGTTTTTACTGGAACTGAAATCTGCAGTGAAAAGGTCAGAGCAGATTACATTTGTAGCAGATTTTCAGAATGGACTGAACAAGTCTTTGGGTGAAATATTTGACAAGTCATACCACAGCTACTGTTTGCGCCATCTAGCTGAAAAGCTAAACAACGATTTAAAGGGCCAATTTTCTCATGAGGCGAGGCGATTTATGATTAATGATTTCTATGCTGCTGCTCTTGCAACTAAACTTGAGGACTTCCAGCGTTGTGCTGAAAGCATAAAAGGAATTTCACCTGATGCTTACAATTGGATCATACAAAGCGAACCAGAACATTGGGCAAATGCATTCTTTGGAGGAGCAAGGTACAACCACATCACATCAAATTTTGGACAGCAGTTCTATAGCTCCATATCTGAAGCACATGAATTGCCTATAACACAGATGATTGATGTTTTACGGGGTAAAATGATGGAAACAATATATAGTCGCAGGGTTGAATCAGACCAATGGGTGACAAAATTAACACCAACCAACGAggagaaattacaaaaagaaatatcaattGCACGGTCATTTCAGGTTTCGCTATCCCATGGAAACATATTTGAGGTTCGTGGGGAATCTGTTTACAGTGTTGATGTTGATAATTGGGATTGTAGCTGTAAGGCATGGCAGCTTACTGGTTTGCCTTGTTGTCATGCTATTGCTGTCATTGAATGCATTGGTAGAAGCCCATATGATTATTGCCCTAGATATTTCACTGTTGAGAGTTACCGCCTAACTTATGCTGAGTCAATACATCCTATTCCAAATGTGGACAGACTAATCC
- the LOC101203713 gene encoding uncharacterized protein LOC101203713 isoform X1, whose amino-acid sequence MASSVQRSPRLDQIHGEIRDSFRPIPYTNTPANKRVELFDERGINESSTDDNVQMTPSIISQELNNVGKKIMDDSDPAIESSKMVVEQTIEMGRQSAFTLEGQATATKKIIAICQSGGEFVKNKDGSLSYTGGEAYAIDIDQQTNLNDFKTEVAEMFSCSIDTMSIKYFLPGNKKTLISVSKDKDLKRMVNFLKDSVTADVFILSEEAAARNLSNMPASRSSRTTVSEAVVPVVEPVDVGVEAIITMDQIGMDISSEVPLICVPAGSSDEKHRKAAQQWENAIIGVDQRFNSFSEFREALHKYSIAHGFAYRYKKNDSHRVTVKCKYQGCPWRIYASRLSTTQLICIKKMNTHHSCEGAAAKAGYRATRGWVGNIIKEKLKVSPNYKPKDIADDIKREYGIQLNYSQAWRAKEIAREQLQGSYKEAYNQLPYFCEKIKETNPGSVASFTTKDDSSFHRLFVSFHASISGFQQGCRPLLFLDSTPLNSKYQGFFFTATAVDGEDAIFPAAFAVVDAETEENWHWFLLELKSAVKRSEQITFVADFQNGLNKSLGEIFDKSYHSYCLRHLAEKLNNDLKGQFSHEARRFMINDFYAAALATKLEDFQRCAESIKGISPDAYNWIIQSEPEHWANAFFGGARYNHITSNFGQQFYSSISEAHELPITQMIDVLRGKMMETIYSRRVESDQWVTKLTPTNEEKLQKEISIARSFQVSLSHGNIFEVRGESVYSVDVDNWDCSCKAWQLTGLPCCHAIAVIECIGRSPYDYCPRYFTVESYRLTYAESIHPIPNVDRLILGESTQAIVTVTPPPTRRPPGRPKMKQNESLEVVKRQLQCSKCKALGHNKKTCKDS is encoded by the exons ATGGCTAGCAGTGTGCAGCGGAGCCCTCGGTTGGATCAGATCCATGGTGAAATTCGCGACAGTTTTCGTCCCATTcc GTATACGAATACTCCTGCTAATAAGAGAGTAGAGCTGTTTGATGAGCGAGGCATTAATGAATCTTCAACTGATGATAATGTTCAAATGACACCAT CAATAATAAGTCAAGAACTGAACAATGTTGGGAAGAAGATAATGGATGATAGTGACCCTGCGATTGAAAGCTCTAAAATG GTAGTTGAACAAACCATTGAAATGGGAAGGCAGTCTGCTTTTACATTGGAAGGTCAA GCCACAGCTACGAAGAAAATAATTGCTATATGCCAATCAGGTGGTGAGTTTGTGAAAAACAAAGATGGATCCCTTTCTTACACTGGGGGCGAGGCCTATGCTATAGATATTGatcaacaaacaaatttgaatgatttcaAGACAGAAGTAGCAGAAATGTTTAGTTGTAGTATAGATACAATGTCCATCAAGTATTTTCTTCCTGGTAACAAGAAAACTCTCATCTCAGTATCCAAGGACAAGGATCTAAAGCGGATGGTAAACTTTTTAAAGGATTCTGTCACAGCCGATGTGTTTATCTTGTCAGAAGAAGCAGCTGCCCGGAATTTATCTAATATGCCTGCTAGTAG GTCAAGTAGAACAACAGTTTCTGAGGCAGTAGTTCCTGTAGTTGAGCCTGTAGATGTTGGAGTTGAGGCTATCATTACCATGGATCAGATTGGTATGGACATATCCAGCGAAGTCCCTTTAATTTGTGTTCCTGCAGGGTCCAGTGATGAAAAACATCGAAAAGCTGCACAACAATGGGAAAATGCCATTATTGGTGTAGACCAAAGATTTAACAGCTTTAGCGAATTCCGAGAAGCCTTGCATAAGTACTCAATCGCACATGGTTTTGCTTACCGgtataagaaaaatgacagCCACCGTGTCACTGTTAAATGCAAATACCAAGGTTGTCCATGGCGAATATATGCTTCAAGGTTGTCTACTACCCAACTGATTtgtattaagaaaatgaacacACATCATTCATGTGAAGGGGCTGCTGCTAAAGCTGGGTATCGGGCTACCAGGGGATGGGTGGGAAATAtcataaaggaaaaattaaaagtgtcCCCAAACTACAAACCAAAAGATATTGCAGATGACATAAAACGAGAATATGGAATCCAATTGAACTATTCACAGGCATGGCGTGCGAAAGAGATAGCAAGGGAGCAGCTCCAAGGTTCCTACAAGGAAGCATATAATCAGTTGCCATACTTTTGTgagaagatcaaagaaacTAACCCTGGGAGTGTTGCTTCATTCACCACTAAAGATGACTCGAGCTTTCATCGTCTATTTGTGTCATTTCATGCATCAATTTCTGGTTTCCAGCAAGGTTGTCGACCTCTCCTTTTCCTTGATAGTACTCCATTGAACTCAAAGTAtcagggttttttttttactgccACAGCTGTAGATGGGGAAGACGCTATATTTCCAGCAGCTTTTGCTGTTGTAGATGCCGAGACAGAGGAAAATTGGCATTGGTTTTTACTGGAACTGAAATCTGCAGTGAAAAGGTCAGAGCAGATTACATTTGTAGCAGATTTTCAGAATGGACTGAACAAGTCTTTGGGTGAAATATTTGACAAGTCATACCACAGCTACTGTTTGCGCCATCTAGCTGAAAAGCTAAACAACGATTTAAAGGGCCAATTTTCTCATGAGGCGAGGCGATTTATGATTAATGATTTCTATGCTGCTGCTCTTGCAACTAAACTTGAGGACTTCCAGCGTTGTGCTGAAAGCATAAAAGGAATTTCACCTGATGCTTACAATTGGATCATACAAAGCGAACCAGAACATTGGGCAAATGCATTCTTTGGAGGAGCAAGGTACAACCACATCACATCAAATTTTGGACAGCAGTTCTATAGCTCCATATCTGAAGCACATGAATTGCCTATAACACAGATGATTGATGTTTTACGGGGTAAAATGATGGAAACAATATATAGTCGCAGGGTTGAATCAGACCAATGGGTGACAAAATTAACACCAACCAACGAggagaaattacaaaaagaaatatcaattGCACGGTCATTTCAGGTTTCGCTATCCCATGGAAACATATTTGAGGTTCGTGGGGAATCTGTTTACAGTGTTGATGTTGATAATTGGGATTGTAGCTGTAAGGCATGGCAGCTTACTGGTTTGCCTTGTTGTCATGCTATTGCTGTCATTGAATGCATTGGTAGAAGCCCATATGATTATTGCCCTAGATATTTCACTGTTGAGAGTTACCGCCTAACTTATGCTGAGTCAATACATCCTATTCCAAATGTGGACAGACTAATCC
- the LOC101203713 gene encoding uncharacterized protein LOC101203713 isoform X2, translating into MDDSDPAIESSKMVVEQTIEMGRQSAFTLEGQATATKKIIAICQSGGEFVKNKDGSLSYTGGEAYAIDIDQQTNLNDFKTEVAEMFSCSIDTMSIKYFLPGNKKTLISVSKDKDLKRMVNFLKDSVTADVFILSEEAAARNLSNMPASRSSRTTVSEAVVPVVEPVDVGVEAIITMDQIGMDISSEVPLICVPAGSSDEKHRKAAQQWENAIIGVDQRFNSFSEFREALHKYSIAHGFAYRYKKNDSHRVTVKCKYQGCPWRIYASRLSTTQLICIKKMNTHHSCEGAAAKAGYRATRGWVGNIIKEKLKVSPNYKPKDIADDIKREYGIQLNYSQAWRAKEIAREQLQGSYKEAYNQLPYFCEKIKETNPGSVASFTTKDDSSFHRLFVSFHASISGFQQGCRPLLFLDSTPLNSKYQGFFFTATAVDGEDAIFPAAFAVVDAETEENWHWFLLELKSAVKRSEQITFVADFQNGLNKSLGEIFDKSYHSYCLRHLAEKLNNDLKGQFSHEARRFMINDFYAAALATKLEDFQRCAESIKGISPDAYNWIIQSEPEHWANAFFGGARYNHITSNFGQQFYSSISEAHELPITQMIDVLRGKMMETIYSRRVESDQWVTKLTPTNEEKLQKEISIARSFQVSLSHGNIFEVRGESVYSVDVDNWDCSCKAWQLTGLPCCHAIAVIECIGRSPYDYCPRYFTVESYRLTYAESIHPIPNVDRLILGESTQAIVTVTPPPTRRPPGRPKMKQNESLEVVKRQLQCSKCKALGHNKKTCKDS; encoded by the exons ATGGATGATAGTGACCCTGCGATTGAAAGCTCTAAAATG GTAGTTGAACAAACCATTGAAATGGGAAGGCAGTCTGCTTTTACATTGGAAGGTCAA GCCACAGCTACGAAGAAAATAATTGCTATATGCCAATCAGGTGGTGAGTTTGTGAAAAACAAAGATGGATCCCTTTCTTACACTGGGGGCGAGGCCTATGCTATAGATATTGatcaacaaacaaatttgaatgatttcaAGACAGAAGTAGCAGAAATGTTTAGTTGTAGTATAGATACAATGTCCATCAAGTATTTTCTTCCTGGTAACAAGAAAACTCTCATCTCAGTATCCAAGGACAAGGATCTAAAGCGGATGGTAAACTTTTTAAAGGATTCTGTCACAGCCGATGTGTTTATCTTGTCAGAAGAAGCAGCTGCCCGGAATTTATCTAATATGCCTGCTAGTAG GTCAAGTAGAACAACAGTTTCTGAGGCAGTAGTTCCTGTAGTTGAGCCTGTAGATGTTGGAGTTGAGGCTATCATTACCATGGATCAGATTGGTATGGACATATCCAGCGAAGTCCCTTTAATTTGTGTTCCTGCAGGGTCCAGTGATGAAAAACATCGAAAAGCTGCACAACAATGGGAAAATGCCATTATTGGTGTAGACCAAAGATTTAACAGCTTTAGCGAATTCCGAGAAGCCTTGCATAAGTACTCAATCGCACATGGTTTTGCTTACCGgtataagaaaaatgacagCCACCGTGTCACTGTTAAATGCAAATACCAAGGTTGTCCATGGCGAATATATGCTTCAAGGTTGTCTACTACCCAACTGATTtgtattaagaaaatgaacacACATCATTCATGTGAAGGGGCTGCTGCTAAAGCTGGGTATCGGGCTACCAGGGGATGGGTGGGAAATAtcataaaggaaaaattaaaagtgtcCCCAAACTACAAACCAAAAGATATTGCAGATGACATAAAACGAGAATATGGAATCCAATTGAACTATTCACAGGCATGGCGTGCGAAAGAGATAGCAAGGGAGCAGCTCCAAGGTTCCTACAAGGAAGCATATAATCAGTTGCCATACTTTTGTgagaagatcaaagaaacTAACCCTGGGAGTGTTGCTTCATTCACCACTAAAGATGACTCGAGCTTTCATCGTCTATTTGTGTCATTTCATGCATCAATTTCTGGTTTCCAGCAAGGTTGTCGACCTCTCCTTTTCCTTGATAGTACTCCATTGAACTCAAAGTAtcagggttttttttttactgccACAGCTGTAGATGGGGAAGACGCTATATTTCCAGCAGCTTTTGCTGTTGTAGATGCCGAGACAGAGGAAAATTGGCATTGGTTTTTACTGGAACTGAAATCTGCAGTGAAAAGGTCAGAGCAGATTACATTTGTAGCAGATTTTCAGAATGGACTGAACAAGTCTTTGGGTGAAATATTTGACAAGTCATACCACAGCTACTGTTTGCGCCATCTAGCTGAAAAGCTAAACAACGATTTAAAGGGCCAATTTTCTCATGAGGCGAGGCGATTTATGATTAATGATTTCTATGCTGCTGCTCTTGCAACTAAACTTGAGGACTTCCAGCGTTGTGCTGAAAGCATAAAAGGAATTTCACCTGATGCTTACAATTGGATCATACAAAGCGAACCAGAACATTGGGCAAATGCATTCTTTGGAGGAGCAAGGTACAACCACATCACATCAAATTTTGGACAGCAGTTCTATAGCTCCATATCTGAAGCACATGAATTGCCTATAACACAGATGATTGATGTTTTACGGGGTAAAATGATGGAAACAATATATAGTCGCAGGGTTGAATCAGACCAATGGGTGACAAAATTAACACCAACCAACGAggagaaattacaaaaagaaatatcaattGCACGGTCATTTCAGGTTTCGCTATCCCATGGAAACATATTTGAGGTTCGTGGGGAATCTGTTTACAGTGTTGATGTTGATAATTGGGATTGTAGCTGTAAGGCATGGCAGCTTACTGGTTTGCCTTGTTGTCATGCTATTGCTGTCATTGAATGCATTGGTAGAAGCCCATATGATTATTGCCCTAGATATTTCACTGTTGAGAGTTACCGCCTAACTTATGCTGAGTCAATACATCCTATTCCAAATGTGGACAGACTAATCC